DNA sequence from the Deltaproteobacteria bacterium HGW-Deltaproteobacteria-2 genome:
TTTTTTTCGCTCGGTCTTATCTGTTTGGGAAAAAGCGCGCTGCCGGAATTCGGCTTAACGGCAACAACCGAACCGCTGTCATCCGGCATCACGCGCAATCCATGGAATACGGATTATTCTACCGGAGGATCTTCCGGTGGCTCGGCGGCGCTGGTGGCTGCCGGTGTTGTTCCTATTGCGCAAGGCAATGACGGCGGAGGTTCCATCAGAATTCCTGCGGCCTGCTGTGGGCTTGTGGGGCTCAAACCGTCACGCGGCAGGCTGGAAAGAGTTGAAGGTTCGAATTTGATGCCCGTAAACATTCTTCATCAGGGCGTGCTGACACGCACGGTGCGCGATACAGCCACGTTTTATGCCGGTGCGGAAAAATATTGCCGTGCTCCTAAGATGCCCGAAGTCGGACTGGTGCAAGGTCCGGGGAAAAAACGCCTGCGCATTGTTATGTTTACCGATACGCCCTTCGGCACACCCTGCCATGCCGAGTCAGCCGATCAGGTTCGCCGTGCCGGAATGCTCTGCGAAGAACTTGGTCATTCCGTCAAAGAAATTCCCTGCCCCTGCACTGCCGAAATGGCTGACGATTTCATTCTCTATTGGGGGCTGATGGCCTTTTCCATCAGATTTTTTGGACCGGTTATAATCGCTCCCGGCTTCGACAGAAGCAAGCTGGAAGACTGGACGATAAATCTCAGCAATCACTTCCGGAAAAATTGCTTAAAAACACTGTCCACTATAAAACGTTTATTCAGATTCGCCAAAACATATAATGATATTTTCAGCACCTGTGACATACTGCTTTGCCCGACATTGTCTCACCCCACACCCGAGATCGGTTATATCGGTCCGGATGTGCCGTTTGAGGAAGCCTTTGAGCGGGTCAGACAATATGTTTCTTTCACACCTCTGCAAAACGTCAGCGGTGCTCCGGCCATATCTTTGCCTCTGGGATTCAGCTCCAATGGCTTGCCTCTGGGTCTCCAGTTCGGCGCCGCCTTCGGTCATGAAAAGGAACTGCTCGAGCTGGCTTTCGAGCTCGAAGAAACAAGACCATGGCCTCGTATAGATCAGTGATACCATTGCTTTCCTCGGCTAACTTTGTTGGCACAATCTGCCCCGGCGCAGGCCGGGGTCGTCGGCTTCCTCAACGTATTTTAATATACGCCGGATGCCTTCCCCGCGCATGCGGGGGAGCCTCCTCCATGCCGCCGCGTTATCCTTTGAAAGCGAAAAGGTATCACGCATTTTTTAAGGTCTTCAAAAAAGGTCAGCGTTTCAAACGCGCAATGAGATCTGCCATTAAAACCTCGCGATCTTTCAGTTGTTTGCGAAATTCTTTGCTGTCCGTATTCGCTATTTCACTTTTGATGTCCGGCAAGTATCTTTCGAGGATCAATAAAAGTTCGTCTTCTTCTTGCGAAGTTAAATGAAGTTTTTCCATGAGATCTTCTCCTTTTGCTTACATGTAATACCAATTTTATAGTAAGTTAACATTTTGCAGACGGTAATTGGCGATCGGATACACATGGTGAGTCAGACAACATGATTTTCAGAAAGAGATTAATACATCATCAATATGAAGCTACAAAGAACACGATTAATCTCTGCAAGTATAAGCTTTTTTTCATGCTTTATGTAATTATAATATATGCAACTAAGCTTATTTGTCAAGAATGACTATTTATTTTCCCGAAATTTTGCGGGTGGTTGATGGAGCGGTTTTGCCATAGGAATTTCCAGCCGGTTCTTTGTCACGTCCTCTTTGTGCGATAACAAGTTTGGAACCGGGACGTTCTTTCCGGGCATATCGGATAAGGGTGTGAATCAAACCCTTATGAAATCTGCCTTTTTCCGATTCATCAAGCAAGAGATCAATGGCGGCCCTGAGCGAAAAAGGGCTTTTTCTATATGGTCGCTCTGATATCAGCGCATCCAGAGTATCAACTATGCCTATCAGATGAGAATATTTATTAAGCCTCTTTATTCCCAGCGGATAACCCGACCCGTCAAGCCTCTCATGGTGTTGGAACGAAGAGAATGCAACAGCTTTATAGTCCTTGCCGAAATAATAATGCAAAAGAACGTATCCTATCAATGGATGTGTTTTTAATATGCGGCGTTCATCTATTGTAATAGGTGAACGTTTATTCAGAATACTCAGAGGTATGCGCGATTTCCCCAGATCGTGAAATAGGCTCATGCGCAGGGCCACGTCCGGGGCATACGTGTTTTTTTTAGAATGGTCTAAGGCTATTTTGGCAGCCAGCACGGCAATAGTCAGAATATGGTTATACGTATATGGCGACACCTCTTTCATATACGCGAGTTCGGACAATATCTTTTCAGGCATTTTTACGCGGCGTATATAACTTATTATTTTCAGATTAATTTCATGCGGATATAATATATCTGAATAACGTTTATCTTTGAAGGTATGAATCAAGTCCGTGAAGATCGGGGAGTTTTTTATCGGGACATAGCGTATTTTTCCGGATGAACCGGCAATATTCTTGAGGGTTTTGCTGTTGATGATAGTTCCGGCTTTAACAAGCAGTTTTTTATCAATGCTATATAGATTTTTTTCAAGATGCATGAAGGCCGTCCGGAGAGAATGAAATTTTTACTCAACCTCTATTTTTTTGGCGCGGGGATTTTGAACCTTCCATCCATTGTTTGATGCGGTTGGCATCACCGTAACGGGTCAATTTCCCCTGAGCGTCAAGAAGCACGATCAACACAGAACGTTTGGCCACCTGAGATTGCATAACAAGGCATCGACCGGCCTCGTCTATGAAGCCTGTCTTAGAAAGGCCTATTTGCCATCGGGGATTTCCGACCAGACGATTGGTATTATGGAATTGAAGTATGCGTCGGCCTACACGAATGGAGGTTTCTTTACGGGTGGTGTATTCCCGGATAATGCTATATTGATACGCAGCATCAACCATCCGCGCCAAATCT
Encoded proteins:
- a CDS encoding amidase (catalyzes the hydrolysis of a monocarboxylic acid amid to form a monocarboxylate and ammonia), which translates into the protein MNEDKKRISAFCNDALGTLDAVGVAQKISRGEISAIEAVEASIARARSVNPALNAIVTETFDLARKQVKNIIPGSFAGVPSFIKDTDDVEGVPTLWGSRAVPNKTNRKSKKFVKQFFSLGLICLGKSALPEFGLTATTEPLSSGITRNPWNTDYSTGGSSGGSAALVAAGVVPIAQGNDGGGSIRIPAACCGLVGLKPSRGRLERVEGSNLMPVNILHQGVLTRTVRDTATFYAGAEKYCRAPKMPEVGLVQGPGKKRLRIVMFTDTPFGTPCHAESADQVRRAGMLCEELGHSVKEIPCPCTAEMADDFILYWGLMAFSIRFFGPVIIAPGFDRSKLEDWTINLSNHFRKNCLKTLSTIKRLFRFAKTYNDIFSTCDILLCPTLSHPTPEIGYIGPDVPFEEAFERVRQYVSFTPLQNVSGAPAISLPLGFSSNGLPLGLQFGAAFGHEKELLELAFELEETRPWPRIDQ